Proteins encoded together in one Campylobacter concisus window:
- the nuoK gene encoding NADH-quinone oxidoreductase subunit NuoK → MIGLTHYLILASLVFVIGLIGIMRRRNLIMLFFSSEILLNSANIALAAISKYHFDLTGQIVAFFIVAIAASEVAVGLGLLVLWYKKTGNISLDSMTNMKG, encoded by the coding sequence ATGATAGGGCTTACTCACTACCTCATCCTTGCAAGTCTGGTCTTTGTCATAGGGCTAATTGGTATAATGCGAAGAAGAAATTTGATCATGCTATTTTTCTCAAGTGAAATTTTACTAAACTCGGCAAATATCGCACTTGCTGCCATTTCAAAATACCACTTTGATCTAACTGGACAAATAGTTGCATTTTTCATAGTAGCTATCGCGGCTAGTGAAGTCGCCGTGGGGCTTGGCTTACTGGTGCTTTGGTATAAAAAGACTGGCAACATTAGCCTAGATTCGATGACAAATATGAAAGGCTAA
- the nuoL gene encoding NADH-quinone oxidoreductase subunit L — translation MTLFCISLFFPLLSFIVSGLFSHSSKNFLLGIFCSLLMIISTTASLMLTASLGIDEPLNLSLKEFINFGSLDLNFGFYLDAISLVMLSTVGVVASIVHIYSVGYMKDDASFNRFFSYLGLFVFCMNVLVSSDNFIGLFIGWEGVGLCSWLLIGFWYKRPSANVAANEAFVMNRVADLAMLVGIFYIFYSFGSLKFSEVFNARSDLSGLNLDIIATLLFIGAMGKSAQFPFHTWLANAMEGPTPVSALIHAATMVTAGVYLVIRANFIFINAPEVSHFIAYLGTFVAIFAASIALVHNDLKKIIAYSTLSQLGYMFVAAGLGAYKIALFHLVTHAFFKSLLFLCAGNVMHAMNDELNIKKMGGLYKFMKPTTLLSIIASCALAGFYPFAGFFSKDKILEVAFSENKFLWIILLFGAVLTAFYSFRLVMLVFFTKPKSKKHVHEAKNYMLAGMGILGILSVISGFFWNNFSEFLEKSLKDFSLNLSHGSEIFLLVLTLSLVLASTGFAVFAYKKEIFKESVCESRIYKILQNAYFIPKFYEKFFINGYALISQICKKIDEMIIDRSVDLVAIALNKFAFLANKMQSGDLSIMLRFMVVGFALLLSFIFLLNGAK, via the coding sequence ATGACTTTATTTTGCATTTCACTATTTTTCCCACTTCTTAGCTTTATCGTTTCTGGACTTTTTTCACATAGTAGTAAAAATTTTTTACTTGGTATCTTTTGCTCACTTTTAATGATAATTAGCACAACCGCCTCGCTCATGCTAACAGCTAGCCTTGGCATAGATGAACCATTAAATTTATCACTAAAAGAATTTATAAATTTTGGCAGTCTAGATTTAAATTTTGGCTTCTATCTTGACGCCATTAGCCTTGTTATGCTTAGCACTGTTGGCGTGGTCGCAAGTATCGTGCATATCTACTCAGTTGGCTATATGAAAGACGATGCAAGCTTTAACCGCTTTTTTAGCTACTTGGGGCTCTTTGTCTTTTGTATGAACGTCCTTGTCTCAAGCGATAACTTTATAGGGTTATTTATTGGCTGGGAGGGTGTTGGACTTTGCTCTTGGCTACTCATTGGCTTTTGGTATAAAAGGCCTAGTGCAAACGTCGCTGCAAACGAAGCTTTTGTGATGAACAGAGTGGCTGACCTTGCGATGCTTGTTGGCATTTTTTATATATTTTATAGCTTTGGCTCACTTAAATTTAGTGAGGTTTTTAACGCTAGAAGCGACCTTTCTGGGCTAAATTTAGACATCATTGCAACACTTCTTTTTATAGGCGCCATGGGTAAAAGTGCACAGTTTCCATTTCACACCTGGCTTGCAAACGCCATGGAGGGGCCAACTCCAGTTTCTGCGCTCATCCACGCAGCGACCATGGTAACAGCTGGCGTCTATCTAGTCATACGTGCAAATTTTATCTTTATAAACGCGCCTGAAGTATCGCACTTTATCGCTTACCTTGGCACATTTGTAGCGATTTTTGCGGCTAGCATCGCGCTTGTGCATAACGACCTTAAAAAAATCATCGCCTACTCGACGCTTTCGCAGCTTGGTTATATGTTCGTAGCTGCTGGCCTTGGCGCTTATAAGATCGCACTTTTTCACCTTGTCACGCACGCATTTTTTAAGTCACTTCTCTTTTTATGTGCTGGCAACGTCATGCACGCGATGAATGATGAGCTAAATATCAAAAAAATGGGCGGACTTTATAAATTTATGAAACCAACTACACTCCTTTCTATCATCGCAAGCTGTGCGCTAGCTGGATTTTATCCATTTGCTGGCTTTTTCTCTAAAGATAAAATTTTAGAGGTTGCTTTTAGTGAGAATAAATTTTTATGGATCATTTTGCTCTTTGGTGCGGTACTTACGGCTTTTTATAGCTTTAGGCTCGTTATGCTCGTCTTTTTTACAAAGCCAAAGAGTAAGAAACACGTGCATGAAGCTAAAAACTATATGCTAGCTGGCATGGGCATACTTGGAATTCTCTCAGTCATAAGTGGCTTTTTTTGGAACAACTTTAGTGAGTTTTTAGAAAAAAGCTTAAAAGATTTTTCACTAAATTTATCTCACGGTAGCGAAATTTTCTTGCTCGTTTTAACACTTAGCCTAGTGCTAGCAAGCACTGGTTTTGCAGTATTTGCCTATAAAAAAGAAATTTTTAAAGAGAGTGTTTGTGAGAGCAGAATTTATAAAATTTTACAAAATGCCTACTTTATACCAAAATTTTATGAGAAATTTTTCATAAATGGCTACGCATTGATCTCACAAATTTGTAAAAAGATTGACGAGATGATAATCGATCGTAGTGTCGATCTAGTCGCAATAGCACTAAACAAATTTGCATTTTTAGCAAACAAAATGCAAAGTGGCGACTTAAGCATTATGCTTAGATTTATGGTCGTAGGATTTGCCTTGCTTTTAAGCTTTATATTTTTATTAAACGGAGCCAAATAA
- a CDS encoding NADH-quinone oxidoreductase subunit M, whose protein sequence is MLSVIIFFPAISAILGFLIENKSIKFYGASIALIELLLAIFICVNVDFQGYDFVLTHQVPLIRGLNISYFVGIDTISLALIVLSAFMSFISIVALSDDGNLKHLIISVLFLETTMMGVFSALDMILFYSFWELSLIPLLYIIGAFGSKNRIYAAIKFFIYTFLGSVFMLVAIIFIGYLCYQKSGVFSFNLLDWHKLDIGQNAQIWLFLAFFFAFGVKTPLFPFHTWLPYAHGQAPTIGSVLLASVLLKMGTYGFVRFSLPLFPDASLLLSGFICVIAIIMIIYAALVAYAQSDMKQVIAYSSISHMGVIMLGIFSLNLIGVGGSIFLMISHGIVSGTLFLLVGVIYERAHTKEICEFGGLAKVMPKYALVFFIATLASIGLPLTIGFVGEFLSLLGVFKLNKLLALLGGFSIIVGAVYMLVLYKRVFFGECKEKNLSLKDLNFKELVSLVPLCLLIIALGVAPNLILKPLEPSVQNIINKMQTRAVDSDTKDKILSLNGGSKL, encoded by the coding sequence ATGCTAAGTGTAATCATATTTTTCCCTGCAATAAGCGCAATACTTGGCTTTTTAATAGAAAATAAAAGCATAAAATTTTATGGAGCAAGCATCGCACTGATCGAGCTTTTGCTAGCCATTTTTATCTGCGTCAATGTCGATTTTCAGGGTTATGACTTTGTTTTAACGCATCAAGTCCCACTCATACGAGGCCTAAATATCAGCTATTTTGTAGGCATTGACACCATTTCGCTAGCACTTATCGTACTTAGTGCGTTTATGAGCTTCATCTCTATCGTGGCACTTAGTGATGATGGAAATTTAAAGCATCTAATTATTAGCGTGCTCTTTTTAGAGACCACGATGATGGGCGTCTTTAGCGCACTTGATATGATCTTGTTTTACAGCTTTTGGGAGCTTAGCCTCATACCGCTACTTTACATCATCGGTGCATTTGGTAGTAAAAATAGAATTTATGCTGCGATTAAATTTTTCATCTATACATTTTTAGGCTCTGTCTTTATGCTAGTAGCGATCATCTTTATCGGCTATTTGTGCTATCAAAAAAGCGGCGTCTTTAGCTTTAACTTGCTTGACTGGCACAAGCTTGATATCGGGCAAAATGCTCAAATTTGGCTATTTTTAGCGTTTTTCTTTGCCTTTGGTGTGAAAACTCCATTATTTCCATTTCACACGTGGCTACCTTATGCACATGGCCAGGCTCCGACCATCGGCTCGGTGCTGCTTGCTAGCGTGCTTTTAAAGATGGGTACTTACGGCTTTGTGAGATTTTCGCTCCCACTTTTCCCAGATGCAAGCCTACTTTTAAGTGGCTTTATCTGCGTCATAGCTATCATAATGATCATCTACGCAGCCCTTGTTGCCTACGCGCAAAGTGACATGAAACAAGTAATCGCTTATAGCTCCATTTCACACATGGGCGTCATCATGCTTGGTATATTTTCACTAAATTTGATAGGTGTTGGAGGATCAATATTTTTGATGATAAGCCACGGCATAGTTAGTGGCACACTATTTTTACTAGTTGGCGTCATCTACGAGAGGGCTCACACAAAAGAAATTTGCGAATTTGGCGGCCTTGCTAAGGTTATGCCAAAGTATGCGCTTGTATTTTTTATAGCAACTCTTGCAAGTATCGGTTTGCCATTAACGATCGGCTTTGTAGGCGAGTTTTTGAGCCTACTTGGCGTCTTTAAGCTAAACAAGCTCCTTGCGCTACTTGGTGGCTTTAGTATCATCGTGGGCGCTGTTTATATGCTAGTGCTTTATAAAAGGGTATTTTTTGGCGAGTGCAAGGAGAAAAATTTAAGCCTAAAAGATCTAAATTTTAAAGAGTTAGTCTCTCTTGTGCCACTTTGCTTACTTATAATTGCTCTTGGTGTCGCTCCAAATTTAATCCTAAAACCACTTGAGCCAAGCGTGCAAAATATAATAAATAAAATGCAAACTAGAGCGGTAGATAGCGACACAAAGGATAAAATTTTATCTTTAAATGGCGGGAGCAAACTATGA
- the nuoN gene encoding NADH-quinone oxidoreductase subunit NuoN: MNEIAFLDLKEISLSSVAPMLSMIIFALFILIVGTIKKDLSRNFYCVFCIIAIFVNLGLILDFNGLSLSFWDMLLVDGISVISQVIILIASALFIPLALSTKEYFEYKIYEYYALFLFMIAGFLFMVSSNNLLIIFLGLEISSLCLYTLIALHNKAKSVEAAIKYFAMGSLSAGFFAMAIAMFYLATNSIDIARIGVAIKDLSLNQNLIILLGCVFIASAIGFKLSLIPFHTWIPDVYEGSNAPLAGYMSIVPKVAAFIVALRIFAMLEASQISWIKDLLYIIAVLTMSLANIMALVQKDVKRMLAFSSIAHAGVVLCALVANSHEANVALFFYWIMFLFANLGAFSMLWVARCDDAVCWDKRFKHPFEKFSGLIKILPSYAVIMGIFMIALAGIPPFSVFWGKMVLISSLIKSDYVVLGVIIMINSAIAIYYYLKLIVFMFLKEPIVKDKNLYTANISMALKVIVGIAVAGTAFSFLFSGAILEFIEHFVFASGF, from the coding sequence ATGAACGAAATAGCCTTTTTAGACCTTAAAGAAATTTCTTTATCTTCGGTTGCTCCGATGCTTAGTATGATAATCTTTGCGCTTTTTATCTTGATCGTTGGCACCATAAAAAAAGACCTTTCAAGAAATTTTTACTGCGTATTTTGTATCATCGCAATATTTGTAAATTTGGGCCTAATACTTGATTTTAACGGTCTTAGCCTTAGCTTTTGGGATATGCTTTTAGTCGATGGCATTTCGGTCATTTCTCAAGTCATTATCCTAATCGCCTCAGCCCTTTTTATTCCACTCGCACTTAGTACAAAAGAGTATTTTGAGTACAAAATTTATGAGTATTACGCTCTATTTTTGTTTATGATTGCTGGATTTTTATTTATGGTGAGCTCAAATAACCTACTCATCATCTTTTTAGGCCTTGAGATCAGCTCGCTTTGCCTCTACACCCTAATCGCCCTTCACAACAAGGCAAAAAGCGTAGAAGCTGCGATAAAATACTTTGCTATGGGCTCGCTCTCGGCTGGCTTTTTTGCGATGGCAATAGCAATGTTTTATCTAGCGACAAACTCAATAGACATCGCTCGTATAGGCGTTGCCATAAAAGATCTTAGCCTAAATCAAAATTTAATCATTCTTCTTGGCTGCGTTTTCATTGCCTCGGCCATTGGCTTTAAGCTCTCACTCATACCATTTCACACATGGATACCAGACGTTTATGAGGGCTCAAATGCCCCACTTGCTGGCTATATGTCGATCGTGCCAAAGGTGGCAGCTTTTATCGTCGCGTTAAGAATTTTTGCCATGCTTGAAGCCTCGCAAATTTCGTGGATAAAAGACCTGCTTTACATCATCGCCGTGCTTACGATGAGCCTTGCAAACATCATGGCTCTAGTACAAAAAGACGTAAAAAGGATGCTTGCTTTTAGCTCCATAGCTCACGCTGGTGTCGTACTCTGTGCGCTTGTGGCAAATTCTCACGAGGCAAATGTCGCCTTGTTTTTTTACTGGATCATGTTTTTGTTTGCAAATTTGGGCGCATTTTCTATGCTCTGGGTGGCAAGGTGCGACGATGCAGTCTGCTGGGACAAGCGCTTTAAGCACCCATTTGAGAAATTTTCAGGGCTTATTAAAATTTTGCCAAGCTATGCTGTGATAATGGGAATTTTTATGATCGCCCTTGCTGGCATTCCGCCTTTTAGCGTCTTTTGGGGCAAGATGGTGCTTATCTCATCACTCATAAAGTCTGATTACGTCGTGCTTGGCGTTATAATCATGATAAATTCTGCCATTGCGATTTATTACTATTTAAAGCTAATCGTCTTTATGTTTTTAAAAGAGCCGATCGTAAAAGATAAAAATCTCTACACCGCAAATATCTCGATGGCGCTAAAAGTAATTGTTGGCATTGCGGTAGCTGGAACGGCCTTTTCGTTTTTATTTTCTGGAGCGATTTTGGAATTTATTGAGCATTTTGTCTTTGCTTCAGGATTTTAG
- a CDS encoding tetratricopeptide repeat protein, with the protein MKKLLIILFFPLYLTAFNLSLNSGANGDKPYSVLQLSDEQEFECVEQILAYDTKRYVCMLDDEILPKIEDTTLPLMDIKYKKQDGKLFIVIMPKAPSKLLNIKTELYNSQNVQDSPKTTISKHFSIIIDTSLSENSKRKSGLNFKPDFKDMLNPSIGALDLNKAPIAGLDSNDIDIYISIKRAYEKGAYENVVKDTQTAIKRHPNSLFSSEFLLFRLRALDKIFETKNEFEEIEPKDIVSEGRAWIRKFPSDENYPEVLYLIARAYLKDSIASDAKYMLDILNEEHANSKFTKLAALDYADYLYKIGRQKEALKDYEKVLYSTNDIDLASRAALSLADANIDKEKFDEAKKFILKIANANEKFFMNNPTKSMNLATTFASKDMPDVAAKIYEILINNSDRTKDFYEVALKNLALNLAKTKDEKKAYEYLNRYETEFKYGDYIDEVTKAKDGLFFEEEDKNATALHARYKELIEKYAGTNISQKALISELELDIKERKFSDALSYKTMAKDGNLSKAMELINEAALELTKEYFMKDDCTAVINLLENYDINKISLPQFKLFNCYYRTARYNDALELAKAHAKDENLEDRVEWLVNLSKILYKNKDYEHAIIAANDALSLGSSVEYSDPTPSLFDRFYSLLALKRFTEAISTISAIEQLRGQDFKIIEAYTAISDYAMKSNDYAIATTYAKKALELQTKAKINTFSPKINFNYSEALLKTDNLGEALDEAKFILNMKLEPEDRLHALNLISEIYIRQKQFKLASPYLNECSDSNFVSPYKDACKAKLDMIGKN; encoded by the coding sequence ATGAAAAAGCTCTTAATTATTTTATTTTTTCCGCTTTATCTAACTGCTTTTAATCTTAGCCTAAATAGCGGCGCAAATGGTGATAAACCTTATAGCGTTCTTCAGCTAAGCGATGAGCAAGAATTTGAATGCGTGGAGCAAATTTTAGCTTACGACACCAAACGCTATGTCTGCATGCTTGATGATGAAATTTTGCCAAAAATTGAAGATACGACACTGCCATTAATGGATATAAAATATAAAAAGCAAGATGGCAAGCTTTTTATCGTCATAATGCCAAAAGCACCGTCAAAACTGCTAAATATAAAAACTGAGCTTTATAACAGCCAAAACGTGCAAGATAGCCCAAAAACAACCATTTCAAAACACTTTAGCATCATTATAGATACTTCGCTCAGTGAAAATAGCAAGAGAAAGTCTGGGCTAAATTTTAAACCTGATTTTAAAGATATGCTAAATCCTAGTATCGGAGCGCTTGATCTTAACAAAGCTCCTATTGCTGGGCTTGATAGTAATGACATTGATATCTATATAAGCATAAAACGAGCTTATGAAAAGGGCGCTTATGAAAATGTAGTAAAAGATACTCAAACAGCTATAAAAAGGCATCCAAATAGCCTTTTTTCAAGTGAATTTTTACTATTTCGTCTAAGGGCTCTTGATAAAATTTTTGAGACAAAAAATGAGTTTGAAGAGATCGAGCCAAAAGATATCGTAAGCGAAGGTAGGGCTTGGATCAGAAAATTTCCATCTGATGAAAACTATCCAGAAGTGCTATATCTAATCGCTAGAGCCTACCTAAAAGATAGCATCGCAAGTGATGCAAAATATATGCTTGATATCTTAAACGAAGAGCACGCAAACTCAAAATTTACAAAACTTGCAGCGCTTGATTATGCTGATTATCTCTATAAAATAGGCAGACAAAAAGAGGCGCTAAAAGACTATGAAAAAGTGCTTTACTCCACAAACGACATCGACCTTGCAAGTAGAGCAGCACTAAGCCTAGCTGATGCAAATATTGATAAAGAAAAATTTGATGAAGCAAAGAAATTTATACTAAAAATCGCAAATGCGAATGAAAAATTTTTTATGAATAACCCAACGAAGTCGATGAATCTTGCAACTACATTTGCAAGTAAAGATATGCCTGATGTGGCTGCTAAAATTTATGAAATCTTGATAAATAATAGCGATAGAACGAAAGATTTTTATGAAGTTGCTTTAAAAAATTTAGCACTCAATCTAGCCAAAACAAAAGATGAGAAAAAAGCATACGAATACTTAAATAGATATGAGACAGAGTTTAAATATGGTGATTATATCGATGAGGTGACTAAAGCAAAAGATGGATTATTCTTTGAAGAAGAGGATAAAAATGCAACTGCACTTCATGCAAGATATAAAGAGCTAATTGAAAAATATGCTGGAACAAATATTAGCCAAAAGGCTCTAATAAGCGAGCTTGAGCTGGATATTAAAGAGCGTAAATTCTCCGATGCACTATCTTACAAAACCATGGCAAAAGATGGAAATTTGAGTAAGGCAATGGAACTGATAAATGAGGCTGCGCTAGAGCTTACAAAAGAGTATTTTATGAAAGATGATTGCACGGCTGTTATAAATTTGCTTGAAAACTACGATATAAATAAAATCTCATTACCGCAATTTAAGCTCTTTAATTGCTATTACAGAACGGCCCGCTACAACGATGCACTTGAGTTAGCAAAAGCTCATGCAAAAGATGAAAATTTAGAAGACAGAGTTGAGTGGCTGGTAAATTTGAGCAAAATTTTATATAAAAATAAAGACTACGAGCATGCGATCATTGCCGCAAATGACGCGCTTTCACTTGGCTCATCAGTCGAATACTCAGATCCAACGCCATCTCTTTTTGACAGGTTTTACTCATTGCTTGCATTAAAACGCTTTACGGAGGCGATCTCAACCATTAGCGCTATTGAGCAGCTAAGAGGCCAAGACTTTAAGATTATCGAAGCATATACAGCCATAAGTGACTATGCGATGAAAAGTAATGACTACGCTATCGCTACAACGTATGCTAAAAAAGCTCTTGAGCTACAAACAAAAGCCAAAATAAATACATTTTCGCCAAAGATAAATTTTAACTACTCAGAAGCATTACTAAAGACAGATAACCTAGGTGAGGCACTTGATGAGGCGAAATTTATACTGAACATGAAGCTTGAGCCAGAAGACCGCTTACATGCTTTAAATTTGATAAGTGAAATTTATATAAGACAAAAGCAGTTTAAGTTGGCTAGTCCTTATTTAAACGAGTGCTCTGACTCAAATTTTGTAAGCCCATATAAAGATGCTTGCAAAGCTAAGCTTGATATGATAGGCAAAAACTAA